A genomic window from Colletotrichum destructivum chromosome 7, complete sequence includes:
- a CDS encoding Putative Sirtuin family, DHS-like NAD/FAD-binding domain superfamily: MRSRIISISYKKHNLARGTTIQSPKLFSPSGQPTYPHAHDISPTLDAPASRRTISFAAMAAHNDVAAFHEALRSSKRILALCGAGLSASSGLPTFRGAGGLWRKHDATALATMAAFRKDPALVWLFDAYRRHMALNARPNPAHYALAALAEKNPDFVCLTQNVDDLSPRAGHKTEQLRRLHGSLFDIKCADPKCDYIDRNNTLDPLCPALAPASEDVQDTSQTLPLLDPTKKLPRIDVVDLPHCPSCKKGLLRPGVVWFGESLDKEMLDGINAWVNEGKVDLMIVVGTSAQVWPAAGYILEAHKAGARVCTVNPEAEDKGQLSKVKPGDFAFGRDAAEALPLLLEPVIGKLRADGRAYTEEWRPE; this comes from the exons ATGAGAAGCAGGATCATCAGTATCAGCTACAAGAAGCATAATTTAGCCAGAGGCACTACTATTCAATCCCCAAAACTATTCAGTCCGTCTGGTCAACCCACATACCCCCACGCCCACGACATCTCGCCGACACTCGACGCGCCAGCCTCCCGCCGCACAatctccttcgccgccatggccgcccaCAACGACGTCGCTGCCTTCCATGAGGCCCTGCGCTCCAGTAAGcgcatcctcgccctctgcggcgccggcctctccgcctcctccggcctGCCGACCTTccgcggcgctggcggcctcTGGCGCAAGCATGACGCCACAGCCCTCGCGACCATGGCCGCCTTCCGCAAGGACCCGGCCCTCGTTTGGCTGTTTGACGCCTACCGCAGGCACATGGCGCTCAACGCGCGGCCGAACCCGGCGCACTACGCCCTGGCCGCGCTGGCGGAGAAGAACCCGGATTTCGTATGCCTGACGCAGAACGTCGATG ATCTCTCCCCCCGGGCAGGACACAAGACGGAGCAgctgcgccgcctccacgGCAGCTTGTTCGACATCAAATGCGCCGACCCCAAGTGCGACTACATCGACCGCAACAACACGCTCGACCCGCTGTGCCCGGCCCTCGCCCCAGCCTCGGAAGACGTGCAAGACACGTCCCAGACGCTACCGCTACTTGACCCGACCAAGAAGCTGCCGcgcatcgacgtcgtcgatctcCCGCACTGTCCGTCGTGCAAGAAGGGCCTCCTCCGCCCGGGCGTCGTCTGGTTCGGCGAGagcctcgacaaggagatGCTAGACGGCATCAACGCGTGGGTCAACGAGGGCAAGGTCGACCTCATGATTGTCGTCGGCACGTCGGCTCAAGTGTGGCCTGCCGCCGGATACATCCTCGAGGCACACAAGGCTGGCGCCCGCGTGTGCACCGTCAaccccgaggccgaggacaagGGCCAGTTGTCAAAAGTCAAACCGGGGGACTTCGCCTTCGGCAGGGATGCGGCGGAGGCACTGCCGCTGTTGCTGGAGCCGGTGATTGGGAAACTCCGAGCGGATGGGCGGGCGTATACGGAGGAGTGGAGACCGGAGTAG
- a CDS encoding Putative GNAT domain, acyl-CoA N-acyltransferase — MFIICPPSPSEAPSIASIHISSMSSNPLLPLQFPTPASLADLHLHLASNALDHLSRRPPHILVARAVDAVPMPALYPKVKAPSPSNTPDSGNGSGTVVASFAKWDIVRPHRHRNPPACPPSSPHPPPLLKPALGSQRLEPGRVSKGAWQELNGGDAPLWRQHHHQEAEEAEAEAKTEKEDGQNEKQREEEDEEEEWPASANREYLTAYSSAASTARREAMGSRPFLHLTFICTDLRFRGHGVGTLLMRAVTEVAKTEGLPVFLESTIDAVPFYEKLGFVRVGGFRMSIPVDGPPSPKEGFYEEVCMLLEQEST; from the exons ATGTTCATAATCTGCCCCCCAAGTCCCTCCGAAGCCCCCTCGATAGCCTCGATACACATCTCCTCCATGTCCTccaaccccctcctcccgcttCAATTCCCCACGCCggcctccctcgccgacctccaCTTGCACCTCGCCTCCAACGCCCTCGACCACCTCTCGCGCCGTCCGCCGcacatcctcgtcgcccgagccgtcgacgccgttcCCATGCCGGCGCTCTACCCCAAAGTCAAAGCCCCTTCGCCATCAAACACACCCGacagcggcaacggcagcggTACTGTCGTCGCTTCCTTTGCGAAATGGGATATCGTCCGACCTCACCGTCATCGAAACCCACCGGCGTGCCCCCCTTCGTCCCCTCACCCGCCTCCGTTGTTGAAGCCGGCTCTCGGTTCGCAACGCTTAGAACCGGGGAGGGTCTCAAAGGGTGCGTGGCAGGAGCTCAATGGGGGCGATGCTCCTCTTTGGCGCCAGCACCACCATCAAgaagcggaggaggcggaggcggaggcgaaaaccgagaaggaggacggcCAAAACGAGAAgcaacgagaagaagaagatgaagaagaagagtgGCCCGCCTCGGCGAATCGAGAGTATCTCACCGCCTACTCCTCCGCTGCATCGACAGCACGCAGGGAGGCAATGGGTTCGCGGCCTTTTCTCC ATCTTACATTCATATGTACCGACCTTCGGTTCCGAGGCCACGGCGTGGGGACGTTGCTGATGAGAGCTGTTACGGAGGTGGCAAAGACCGAGGGGCTCCCCGTGTTCCTGGAAAGCACGATAGACGCCGTGCCGTTCTATGAAAAGTTGGGGTTTGTGAGGGTCGGGGGTTTCCGGATGAGTATACCGGTTGACGGTCCACCGAGTCCGAAGGAGGGGTTCTATGAAGAGGTTTGTATGCTTCTTGAACAAGAGTCCACGTAG
- a CDS encoding Putative alcohol dehydrogenase, zinc-type, GroES-like superfamily, NAD(P)-binding domain superfamily: MAATDYKFEGWVGLDEKSSEGNMVWQEYDPKPWEETDVDIQITHSGVCGSDIHVLRSGWGPAPYPVCVGHEIVGVAVRVGSKAEGGIKVGDRVGVGAQSDSCLGRQGACEPCETKKEQYCPKSVHTYGAFHYNGGKAMGGHSKYHRCPSHFVVKIPDGLESAYAAPMLCGGVTVYSPLKIHGCGPGKTVGISGVGGLGHMAIMLAKAMGADKVVGISRKADKRDEVLKMGADDYIATAEEGDWAKKYANTFDIVISTVSSAKVPMQDYLNLIKLDGSLVQVGLPDDGAYTISPVPLVMRRVKFTGSLIGSPHEIRDMWELAAKKGVKPWIQVRPMSEANQAIVDLEEGKARYRYVLEN; this comes from the coding sequence ATGGCCGCTACCGACTACAAGTTCGAGGGCTGGGTTGGCCTTGACGAGAAGTCGTCCGAGGGCAACATGGTCTGGCAGGAGTATGACCCTAAGCCCTGGGAGGAGACGGATGTCGACATTCAAATCACCCACTCGGGCGTCTGCGGCTCTGACATCCACGTCCTGCGCTCCGGCTGGGGCCCTGCCCCCTACCCCGTCTGCGTCGGCCACGAGATCGTCGGTGTCGCCGTCCGCGTCGGCTCCAAGGCCGAAGGCGGCATCAAGGTTGGCGACCGCGTCGGTGTCGGCGCCCAGTCCGACTCGTGCCTCGGCCGCCAGGGCGCCTGCGAGCCCTGCGAGACCAAGAAGGAGCAGTACTGCCCCAAGTCCGTCCACACCTACGGCGCCTTCCACtacaacggcggcaaggccatGGGCGGTCACTCCAAGTACCACCGCTGCCCCTCTCACTTTGTCGTCAAGATccccgacggcctcgagtCGGCCTACGCCGCGCCCATGCTGTGCGGTGGTGTCACCGTCTACTCGCCCCTCAAGATCCACGGCTGCGGTCCCGGCAAGACGGTCGGCATCAGCGgtgtcggcggcctcggccacatggccatcatgctcgccaaggccatgggCGCCGACAAGGTTGTCGGTATCTCCCGCAAGGCCGACAAGCGTGACGAGGTCCTGAAGATGGGCGCCGATGACTAcatcgccaccgccgaggagggtgaCTGGGCCAAGAAGTACGCCAACACCTTTGACATTGTCATCTCCACCGTGTCCTCGGCCAAGGTGCCCATGCAGGATTACCTCAACCTCATCAAGCTCGACGGCTCCCTCGTCCAGGTCGGCCTGCCCGACGATGGTGCCTACACCATCTCGCCCGTGCCTCTGGTCATGCGCCGCGTCAAGTTCACCGGCTCCCTGATCGGTTCCCCCCACGAGATCCGCGACATGTGGGAGCTCGCAGCCAAGAAGGGTGTCAAGCCCTGGATCCAGGTTCGCCCCATGAGCGAGGCCAACCAGGCCattgtcgacctcgaggaagGCAAGGCACGCTACCGCTACGTTCTCGAGAACTAA